The Nostoc sp. PCC 7120 = FACHB-418 genome has a window encoding:
- a CDS encoding LysR family transcriptional regulator: MNFEYVESFLAVVHTGSFRQAAKQLGISQPAVSQHIKKLEASLNTQLIIRDRKGNQLTPAAQKLLPYAESLVLVTQRAISALKSTKLIIGASSNIGIYLLPPYLKYHLEQYANSYAVDLVIDTNPAIADKLETGLVDIALMEWWDHRPGFIAQLWQNEELVLIVPPNHPWRNLTKVPKAYLENIEMLGGEKGTGTRRLLQRFFGEQVHKMRISMELGSTEAVKRAVQAGLGVSIVLSKSVTQEVQSGLLRAISIDVDSKTLRKELFVIWRSSLSLDSPVHQFIQILLHESTLNLDNIVSC; this comes from the coding sequence ATGAATTTCGAGTACGTAGAAAGTTTTTTAGCCGTTGTCCACACAGGAAGTTTTCGCCAAGCCGCCAAACAACTGGGAATTTCTCAACCTGCTGTCTCACAACACATTAAAAAGTTAGAAGCATCTCTGAACACTCAGCTGATTATCCGCGATCGCAAGGGTAATCAATTGACTCCTGCGGCACAAAAATTACTTCCCTATGCCGAAAGTCTAGTTTTGGTGACACAAAGAGCAATTTCCGCCCTAAAATCCACAAAATTGATCATTGGGGCAAGTTCTAATATTGGTATATATCTCTTACCACCATATTTGAAATATCACTTGGAACAGTATGCTAACTCCTATGCGGTTGATTTAGTAATTGATACTAATCCGGCGATCGCTGACAAGCTAGAAACTGGATTAGTAGACATCGCCCTGATGGAGTGGTGGGATCATCGTCCTGGTTTTATAGCTCAACTATGGCAAAATGAAGAGCTTGTTCTCATAGTGCCACCGAATCATCCTTGGCGGAACTTGACGAAAGTACCCAAAGCCTATCTAGAAAATATCGAAATGTTAGGCGGAGAAAAAGGAACAGGTACTCGACGCTTGCTGCAACGATTCTTTGGTGAGCAAGTTCACAAGATGCGAATTTCTATGGAATTAGGTAGCACAGAAGCTGTCAAACGAGCCGTACAAGCAGGGTTAGGAGTTTCAATTGTGCTGTCAAAATCAGTTACACAAGAAGTACAATCAGGGTTACTACGCGCCATTTCTATAGATGTAGATAGCAAAACCCTACGCAAAGAATTATTTGTCATATGGCGCAGCAGTTTATCTTTAGATAGTCCAGTCCACCAATTTATTCAAATATTATTACATGAATCAACTTTAAATTTAGATAACATTGTTTCATGTTGA
- a CDS encoding class I SAM-dependent methyltransferase: protein MSEAVIRKQYNQIADLYDQRWNTYITKTLSVLKNWAEIAPEATVLDVGCGTGGLELLLLTENPQQVIIGVDISEKMLLVAQQKCHAYSQVSFHNVSVSNLPFENNSFDVIVSASVFHYFDDPHAALMEIKRVLKPQGKLFILDWCKDYLSCNICDFILKLVDPAYKQCYTQKEFHNLLTSTQFDIERAAKFRFNVVWGMMIVQAIPQT, encoded by the coding sequence ATGAGTGAGGCTGTAATTCGTAAACAGTATAACCAGATTGCAGATTTATATGACCAGCGTTGGAATACTTACATTACCAAGACACTATCTGTTCTAAAAAATTGGGCAGAGATTGCGCCAGAAGCAACAGTGCTTGATGTTGGCTGTGGAACAGGGGGATTAGAACTGTTATTATTAACAGAAAACCCACAACAAGTAATTATTGGAGTAGATATTTCTGAAAAAATGCTCCTTGTAGCTCAACAGAAATGTCATGCTTATTCTCAAGTTTCATTTCATAATGTAAGTGTATCAAACTTACCTTTTGAGAATAATAGTTTTGATGTAATTGTATCTGCCAGCGTGTTTCATTATTTTGATGATCCTCATGCTGCATTGATGGAAATAAAACGTGTTCTAAAGCCACAAGGAAAACTATTTATTTTAGATTGGTGCAAGGATTATTTATCCTGTAATATATGTGATTTTATATTGAAGCTTGTTGACCCTGCTTACAAGCAGTGTTACACCCAAAAAGAGTTTCATAATTTACTAACATCTACACAGTTTGATATTGAGCGTGCAGCTAAATTTCGTTTTAATGTTGTATGGGGAATGATGATTGTCCAAGCAATACCACAAACTTAA
- the phnE gene encoding phosphonate ABC transporter, permease protein PhnE, with amino-acid sequence MTTNTYHKFEILLKQQRQQRYHRLMQVAVVVVIVLISFFLVGLLDWERLAKGVPSGVNLIRQMLPPDFSTASNWIKPLFDTLAMSIAATAIAVSFSLPLSLLAAGNTTPHWLAFQVARLILNGLRSVPELIMGIILVAAVGFGALPGALAVGLHSVGMVGKFFAEYIEHVHPAPIEAAQAAGANKTQVIYHSVLPQVLPQMLDVTLYRWEYNFRASTIMGAVGAGGIGFELIGALRIINYQEVSAILLVILVMVTLVDSFSGYLRRRLA; translated from the coding sequence ATGACAACAAATACCTATCACAAATTTGAAATCTTATTAAAACAACAACGACAGCAGAGATATCATCGCTTAATGCAAGTAGCTGTTGTTGTGGTAATTGTGCTGATATCCTTCTTTTTGGTTGGTCTTTTAGATTGGGAAAGGTTGGCTAAAGGTGTCCCCAGTGGGGTGAATTTAATTCGCCAGATGCTACCACCTGATTTTAGTACAGCCAGCAACTGGATTAAGCCACTATTTGACACTCTGGCCATGAGTATCGCCGCCACAGCGATCGCGGTTTCCTTTTCTCTACCATTATCACTATTGGCGGCGGGTAATACTACACCCCATTGGCTAGCATTTCAGGTAGCACGTCTGATTCTCAATGGTTTACGATCTGTACCAGAACTGATTATGGGGATTATTCTGGTGGCGGCGGTGGGGTTTGGTGCGTTACCGGGAGCGTTAGCTGTAGGGTTACATTCGGTGGGGATGGTGGGTAAATTCTTTGCTGAGTACATTGAACACGTCCACCCTGCACCGATAGAAGCTGCACAGGCTGCGGGTGCAAACAAGACTCAGGTGATTTATCACAGTGTTTTGCCGCAAGTTTTACCACAAATGCTAGATGTAACCTTATATCGTTGGGAATATAACTTTCGTGCTTCTACTATCATGGGGGCAGTGGGAGCAGGCGGTATAGGTTTTGAATTGATTGGTGCGTTACGCATCATTAACTATCAGGAAGTTTCAGCAATCCTGCTGGTAATTTTGGTAATGGTGACACTGGTGGACAGTTTCAGTGGCTATTTACGCAGACGGTTAGCTTGA
- a CDS encoding phosphonate dehydrogenase, protein MKPKVVITNWVHPEVIELLKPSCEVIANPSKEALSREEILQRAKDAEALMVFMPDTIDEAFLRECPKLKIIAAALKGYDNFDVAACTHRGIWFTIVPSLLSAPTAEITIGLLIGLGRQMLEGDRFIRTGKFTGWRPQFYSLGLANRTLGIVGMGALGKAIAGRLAGFEMQLLYSDPVALPPEQEATGNISRVPFETLIESSDFVVLVVPLQPATLHLINANTLAKMKPGSFLINPCRGSVVDEQAVCKALESGHLAGYAADVFEMEDWYRSDRPHNIPQPLLENTKQTFFTPHIGSAVDELRHNIALEAAQNILQALQGQKPQGAVNYLRES, encoded by the coding sequence ATGAAACCAAAGGTTGTGATTACTAATTGGGTACATCCCGAAGTGATTGAACTGCTCAAACCTAGTTGTGAGGTGATTGCTAATCCCAGTAAAGAGGCTTTATCCCGTGAGGAAATTCTGCAACGGGCAAAAGACGCAGAGGCTCTTATGGTATTTATGCCAGACACCATTGATGAGGCTTTTCTGCGGGAATGTCCCAAATTGAAAATAATTGCGGCTGCTCTCAAAGGCTACGATAATTTTGATGTTGCAGCCTGTACCCATCGCGGTATCTGGTTTACTATTGTGCCTTCTTTATTGTCTGCACCTACGGCCGAAATTACCATTGGGTTATTAATTGGGTTAGGAAGACAGATGTTAGAAGGCGATCGCTTCATTCGCACAGGTAAATTTACTGGGTGGCGGCCTCAATTTTACAGTTTAGGGCTAGCAAATCGCACCTTGGGAATTGTTGGTATGGGTGCATTAGGCAAGGCGATCGCAGGGCGGCTGGCGGGTTTTGAGATGCAGTTACTCTATAGCGATCCGGTGGCGTTACCTCCAGAACAAGAGGCAACTGGGAATATATCACGAGTCCCTTTTGAGACTTTAATTGAGTCAAGTGATTTTGTGGTGTTGGTAGTACCTCTGCAACCAGCAACATTGCATTTAATCAACGCCAACACCTTAGCCAAAATGAAACCAGGCAGCTTTTTAATTAACCCCTGTCGTGGTTCAGTCGTAGATGAACAGGCTGTATGTAAAGCTTTAGAATCAGGACACTTAGCAGGCTACGCTGCTGATGTATTTGAAATGGAAGACTGGTATCGTAGCGATCGCCCTCACAATATACCCCAGCCATTATTAGAAAATACCAAGCAAACCTTCTTCACTCCACATATTGGATCTGCCGTTGACGAACTACGGCACAACATTGCCCTAGAAGCCGCCCAAAATATTCTGCAAGCCCTGCAAGGACAAAAGCCACAGGGAGCAGTTAATTATCTTAGGGAATCTTGA
- a CDS encoding Rpn family recombination-promoting nuclease/putative transposase has translation MSEVRADYDGAWKEGVEQYFEAFLAFFFPEIQAEIDWERGYEFLEQELQQLIKESEVGKQFVDKLIKVWLKDGKETWLLIHLEIQSQVDPNFTKRMFSYHYRIFDRYNQEVVSLAILGDNQANWRPQEYSYGRWGCRLSLQFPIVKLLDYESRWSELEQSDSPFAVLVMAHLRTQATTQDLTGRLQWKLSLIKRMYEVGYSRDKIQQIFRLLDRLMTLPPELDLNFQAELERFEAEQEMTYMTSIERIGRAQTLQESITEVLETRFNNVPPELIEQLKKIYELDRLKQLLKQSITISSISEFGQQLSQENTNT, from the coding sequence GTGAGTGAAGTACGAGCCGATTACGATGGTGCTTGGAAAGAAGGCGTAGAACAATATTTTGAGGCGTTTCTTGCATTCTTCTTTCCAGAGATTCAAGCAGAAATTGATTGGGAACGAGGCTATGAATTTTTAGAGCAAGAACTCCAGCAGTTGATAAAAGAATCTGAAGTTGGTAAGCAATTTGTCGATAAGCTAATCAAAGTTTGGCTAAAAGATGGAAAGGAAACTTGGTTGCTGATTCACCTGGAAATTCAAAGTCAAGTAGATCCTAACTTCACTAAACGGATGTTTTCGTATCACTACAGAATTTTTGACCGTTATAACCAGGAAGTGGTTAGCTTGGCAATTCTGGGGGATAATCAAGCTAATTGGCGACCGCAAGAATATAGTTATGGACGTTGGGGATGTCGTTTGAGTCTTCAGTTTCCCATTGTCAAGCTACTAGACTATGAATCTCGTTGGTCAGAATTAGAACAAAGTGATAGTCCTTTTGCTGTACTGGTGATGGCGCACCTGCGAACACAAGCGACAACTCAAGATTTAACTGGTCGTTTGCAATGGAAGTTGAGCCTAATTAAACGAATGTATGAGGTAGGCTATAGTAGAGATAAAATCCAGCAAATCTTCCGGTTGCTAGATAGATTAATGACTCTACCACCGGAATTAGACTTAAATTTTCAAGCCGAATTGGAGCGTTTTGAGGCTGAACAAGAGATGACATACATGACAAGCATAGAACGCATAGGCAGAGCGCAGACTCTACAGGAGTCGATCACTGAAGTTCTAGAAACTCGATTTAATAACGTTCCACCTGAATTGATTGAGCAACTAAAGAAAATTTATGAGCTTGACAGACTCAAGCAGTTGCTGAAACAATCTATTACCATAAGCTCAATTTCTGAGTTTGGGCAACAATTAAGTCAAGAAAATACAAACACATAA